TTTTTCGTCGAACAAATCCAGAAATACAACACGCTTGTGTTTTCAAGGTAAAACGCAGGATTGACCATACCTAACGATTCCGAAGTTTTCCAGAAGAAAAACTCCGACAATCGGATGCTCCGATTGTCTGCAGCAAAACTATTCGTATTTCAGCGTATCCGATGGATTGATGAGGGTGGCTCTGTATGCATGAAAACCAATAGTGAGCATCGCTACCACAAAAACCACCACACCGGACAAGATGAATGGCCATGCCGCAATACTCACCCTGAATGCAAACCCATTGAGCCAGGCATCCAATAGCAAATAGGCGAGCGGAATGGCCACCACAAAGGCCACCCCAATCAGCAGCACAAACTCCCTGGACAAAAGCATCAGGATTTGCATTGAAGAGATGCCAAGGACTTTCCTCACGCCTATTTCCTTTTTTCGCTGCTCCACCGAATAAGTAGCCAGCCCAAACAAACCGAGACAGGCTACCACAATGGCCAGGCCAGAAAAAATAAGGGTTACGGTGCTGAGTTTTCTTTCAGCCTTGTAGGAATCGTTCAGCCGATCGTCCAAAAAGAAGTAATCAAACGGTCGGGTGGGCATCACCCCCCTCCAGGCCGCTTCCAAATCGGCTATGGCTTGCTCCGTGTTGTTGCCATCCACTTTCACAGCCACATACTTGATAAATAAATTAAATGCCCCCGGGAAAGTATTGAGTGTAATCACCAGTGGTGCTATGGGGTGGTGCTTGGAAACGAAATTATAGTCTTTCACCACGCCTATCACTTTTCCGCGAAGCTCTCCACCAAAGTAATATCGTTTGTTGAGTGCCTCCTCCGGAGTGCCCCATTGCATACTCCTGACCAGTGTTTCGTTCACTATCAGTGCCAACGAGTCATCCGTCTGCACCTCATAACTAAAGTCCCGGCCTGCAACCATCTCCAGCTCCATGGTCTCACTGAAATCATGGCGAACATGAAAATGAGGAAAAGGTTTGGACTGATCCATCCCCTCAAACTGGTAATTATTGACCTGATGCTTGCTGCCCACGATCTCCTCCACCGCAGTGACGGATCGGATCAGGGTGCTCTGAAGGGCAGCGTTCTTAAAGGATTCATAGTGCTGCCCCATGGGAGAGCGGATGACAGGAATCATCATTACATGCTCCTTATCAAAGCCAAGGTCATCATTTTGTAGAAGCTGGAGCTGACTTACGGCCACTATGGTACCGATGATCAGCATGATGGAAATGGCAAACTGGATGGTCACAAGTACCCTTCTGAAATTAAACCCACTGACTTTCTGATAAGCATTTTTGAGGACCAGCACGGTATTGAAAGACGACAAGACAAATGCGGGGTAAAAACCAGAAAGCACCCCCACCAGAAGTGTGAGTCCTAAAAGCCCGCCTACATCCAGAGGATTGACCAAACTGGCAATGGAAATGGATTTTTCGGTGAGCTCATTGAAGGCCGGAATGGCCAACCACACAAACACCAAGGCAATGATCACTGCAAAGAATGTTAACAGTACCGATTCAAAAACGAACTGACGTACCAGCTGCCGCTTCTCGCTCCCTAGTGATTTTCTCACACCTACTTCCTTTGCTCGCTTGCTGGCACGAGCCGTGGAGAGGTTGATAAAATTGATGGCTGCGATCAACAACACAAAAATGGCCACCAGCCCGAAAATCTTGAGGTTTTCAGCGGTGCTGTTGGCCTGAATCTCATAGTCCAGACGGGAATGGAGATGGATATCCTCCAGTGGCTGCAGCTCCAGGGTGATATCATCCACCACAAACTTGGGGAAATACTTTTGGACAAAGTCCGGAAAGAAGGCCTCCATTTCCTCCTTCCCCACCCCCTCTTCCAGTACCACATAGGTCCAGCAGGGGTTCCAGTACCACGTGCGGGGATAGTTGCCCCCGAAAGATTGCTTCAGAGTGGAAAAAGAACCGATAAAGTCAAACTGAAAATGAGCATTCCTTGGCGCATTGGCCAATATACCAGTCACCTGCAAATGCTGATTCCCCTGAAACTCCAGCACCTTTCCCATGGGATCTTCATCATCGAAATATTTCCTTGCCATCTCCTCTGTGAGCAGAATGGAGTTGGGCTCGTCCAGGGCAGTCTGCTTATCTCCTGTTTTTAGTTCAAAGTCAAATACATCAAAAAAGGTGGAGTCCGCAAAGAAGATTCGCGACTCATTGAATGCTTTATCTTTTTCACGATAGGCCAGCGCAAGACTGGGGCTCTGAAAGTTAAAAAGTCGGACCTGATGCACAATCTGCCGGCCAAAGTCATTCACCAGGGTGGGGCCAGTAGGAAAAGGCTGAGAAGCCGAGTGCTCCCCTATGCCTTCACTTTCAAAGTGCTCGATCACTCGGTAAGTCCGGTCAGATTTGGAATGAAACCGATCATAACTCATCTCATCCCGGATGTAAAGAAAAATGAGAATAAAGCATGCCAGGCCTATCGCAAGTCCGGTGATATTGATGAGTGAGTAAACCTTCTGTCGGAGAAAGGATCGATAAGTGACTTTTAGGTAGTTCCAGAACATATTTGTCAGGATTTGGTGGTTTTTAAATATACGGGGATCAGCGATTTCAAAGACACTATTCTTTTATAAGCGCATCCATATAACAATGACCGGTCGTAAGTACCTAACCAAACGATATCCGTAAGTCCCGAATGTTGTCTTTCGAATAATCCTTATATTTATTCATGTACAAACACTTATTTATGAGACCAATCCTACTCATTCTTTTAACTCTGTGGACCTCAGTGGTCTTTTCTCAAACAGAATATGCTTACGAAATCTTTGATGATACCCGGGTTGTAAATGGTCATTCGGTTGAAACCAACCTGGAAGGTGTTCTCACATTTATCATTTCGCACCGCTTCGGCACCCTCAACCGGGGTGCCTATGAAGTCTGGGGCTTAGACAATGCCACCATGCGGATGGGGCTGGACTACGGCCTCACCAACAACCTCATGATTGGTATTGGGCGAAGCACTTTTGAGAAAACCGCAGACGGTTACCTGAAATATAGGCTCCTGGCTCAATCAAGTGGTGACCGGACAGTCCCCGTTACCATTACCCTACTGGGCACCACCGCCCTCAAAACCCTCAAAAGGTTTGACGGGATTGACCCGACGTTTCAGCAAAAGCTCTCCTACACATTACAGCTGCTTATCAGCAGAAAATTTGGCCCCAGATTTAGCGCACAGCTCATGCCCACCTACCTGCATCGCAACCTGGTGGAGGATGACGAACAAAATGATATTTTGTCTCTGGGTTTTGCCGGACAATACCAGCTGTCTAAAAACTGGAGCCTCTCCATGGAATACTATGCCACCCCCGGAAGTGCGCTCCCCGACGGGTCGGGGGCTAGTCCCGAGTATTCTCAATCCATGGCGCTAGGGGTGCAGATAGACACCAAAGGACACGTTTTTCAGCTGCACTTTGGCAACAGTCGTGGTATGATTGAGAAATTTTTTGTGGCGGAGACTGATGGTAAATGGCAAAAAGGAGACATCCATTTTGGTTTCAACATCACCCGTGACTTCACAGTAAAAGGCAGGAGAGTCAGATGAAAAAGCACCTAACCATTTTCGGATCGCTGCTCATCTTCAGCATAGCTATGATACCAGCAGGCTTTCAACGTTCTCTGGATGCCTCCACTCCCATTGCGACCCTCCTTTTCGACCTGGGAGAGGTAAAGCCTGAGCACTTTATAGAAGCACCTACCACGGAAGCGATCCTGCGTGGAGAAGAGATCGTGAAACTGGGCAGGACCATAGCGCCCAATGGCTCACAAAGCAGCTACGTAAGTAAGTACTACACCTGCACCAGCTGCCACAATGTGGTACGTGAAGATCCGAACCTGACTGTGGTAGATCAGGATGCCCGACTGGAGTATGCCATGACCAATAACATCCCATACCTCCAGGGATCTACCTTCTGGGGGATGGTGAATCGTGAGACCTGGTACAACGATGACTATGTGCTGAAATATGGTGATCTGGTTCGGAAAGCAGAAAAAAGCCTCAAAGAGTCTGTACACCTTTGCGCGACAGTCTGTGCTCAGGGAAGACCACTAGAAGACTGGGAAATGCAAAGTGTATTGGCCTACTTCTGGTCGTTACAGATGCAAATCGGAGATTTAAACCTTTCCGATTCGGAAAAAAAACAACTGGCAGGACCCACCCTCACCAACGAAGAGAAAATAGCCCTGGTCAAGTCCCAATATCTGCAAAAGTCCCCGGCCACCTTTGCGAACCCACCTGATAACAAGAAAAAAGGGTATCCTTATGAAGGAGACCCCAAACTAGGGAAGGGCATCTATGAACTGGGATGTCAGCACTGTCACAGACCTGAAGGGGAAAGTGATGTAGTGTTTGATAACAGTAACCTTACCTATAAGTGGCTGAAAAAGCACATTCCTGACAACTCAGAATTGTCGATTTATGAAATCATCAGAAAGGGTACCTATGCGGAGTATGGCCATAAGGAATACATGC
The sequence above is drawn from the Marinoscillum sp. 108 genome and encodes:
- a CDS encoding ABC transporter permease — encoded protein: MFWNYLKVTYRSFLRQKVYSLINITGLAIGLACFILIFLYIRDEMSYDRFHSKSDRTYRVIEHFESEGIGEHSASQPFPTGPTLVNDFGRQIVHQVRLFNFQSPSLALAYREKDKAFNESRIFFADSTFFDVFDFELKTGDKQTALDEPNSILLTEEMARKYFDDEDPMGKVLEFQGNQHLQVTGILANAPRNAHFQFDFIGSFSTLKQSFGGNYPRTWYWNPCWTYVVLEEGVGKEEMEAFFPDFVQKYFPKFVVDDITLELQPLEDIHLHSRLDYEIQANSTAENLKIFGLVAIFVLLIAAINFINLSTARASKRAKEVGVRKSLGSEKRQLVRQFVFESVLLTFFAVIIALVFVWLAIPAFNELTEKSISIASLVNPLDVGGLLGLTLLVGVLSGFYPAFVLSSFNTVLVLKNAYQKVSGFNFRRVLVTIQFAISIMLIIGTIVAVSQLQLLQNDDLGFDKEHVMMIPVIRSPMGQHYESFKNAALQSTLIRSVTAVEEIVGSKHQVNNYQFEGMDQSKPFPHFHVRHDFSETMELEMVAGRDFSYEVQTDDSLALIVNETLVRSMQWGTPEEALNKRYYFGGELRGKVIGVVKDYNFVSKHHPIAPLVITLNTFPGAFNLFIKYVAVKVDGNNTEQAIADLEAAWRGVMPTRPFDYFFLDDRLNDSYKAERKLSTVTLIFSGLAIVVACLGLFGLATYSVEQRKKEIGVRKVLGISSMQILMLLSREFVLLIGVAFVVAIPLAYLLLDAWLNGFAFRVSIAAWPFILSGVVVFVVAMLTIGFHAYRATLINPSDTLKYE
- a CDS encoding DUF5777 family beta-barrel protein, translating into MRPILLILLTLWTSVVFSQTEYAYEIFDDTRVVNGHSVETNLEGVLTFIISHRFGTLNRGAYEVWGLDNATMRMGLDYGLTNNLMIGIGRSTFEKTADGYLKYRLLAQSSGDRTVPVTITLLGTTALKTLKRFDGIDPTFQQKLSYTLQLLISRKFGPRFSAQLMPTYLHRNLVEDDEQNDILSLGFAGQYQLSKNWSLSMEYYATPGSALPDGSGASPEYSQSMALGVQIDTKGHVFQLHFGNSRGMIEKFFVAETDGKWQKGDIHFGFNITRDFTVKGRRVR
- a CDS encoding cytochrome c, which codes for MKKHLTIFGSLLIFSIAMIPAGFQRSLDASTPIATLLFDLGEVKPEHFIEAPTTEAILRGEEIVKLGRTIAPNGSQSSYVSKYYTCTSCHNVVREDPNLTVVDQDARLEYAMTNNIPYLQGSTFWGMVNRETWYNDDYVLKYGDLVRKAEKSLKESVHLCATVCAQGRPLEDWEMQSVLAYFWSLQMQIGDLNLSDSEKKQLAGPTLTNEEKIALVKSQYLQKSPATFANPPDNKKKGYPYEGDPKLGKGIYELGCQHCHRPEGESDVVFDNSNLTYKWLKKHIPDNSELSIYEIIRKGTYAEYGHKEYMPHYTQEKMSDRQLEHLRAFIEHPEDAK